Proteins encoded by one window of Elaeis guineensis isolate ETL-2024a chromosome 12, EG11, whole genome shotgun sequence:
- the LOC140852917 gene encoding uncharacterized protein, with protein sequence MAKWTVKLGEFDIQYRPRPSMKAQVLADFAAECTIFDNKPKDIDDNIIKEAMTLKSDLKSIWVLHINRASNAQGSRAGLILTNSEGIVIEYALRFNFKTSNNQAKYEVLLAGLKIAKELEIYSLKVFTDSQLIAGWVKDEFEAHDPIIMKYL encoded by the coding sequence ATGGCAAAGTGGACAGTGAAGCTTGGCGAGTTTGACATTCAATATCGCCCACGACCATCCATGAAGGCGCAAGTCCTAGCCGATTTTGCCGCCGAATGTACTATATTCGATAATAAGCCAAAAGATATAGATGACAATATAATAAAAGAGGCTATGACTCTCAAATCTGACTTAAAGTCGATCTGGGTGCTGCATATTAATAGAGCATCAAATGCACAAGGTAGTAGAGCTGGCCTCATACTCACGAACTCCGAAGGGATAGTCATCGAGTACGCCCTTCGGTTCAACTTTAAAACCTCAAATAATCAAGCTAAATATGAAGTACTTTTGGCCGGCTTGAAGATAGCCAAGGAGCTTGAGATTTACAGTTTGAAGGTCTTTACCGACTCACAACTGATCGCTGGATGGGTCAAGGACGAATTTGAGGCCCATGACCCTATTATaatgaagtacctttag
- the LOC105055819 gene encoding E3 ubiquitin-protein ligase PRT1-like, with protein sequence MDASRPASSVGGRALESPSSLSSFRCGVCLDLLYKPVVLACGHISCFWCVYKAMHGARPSNCAICRQQYNYFPSICRLLHHLLLKMEPEAFKLREQEVLEEEKIQDCFSPQWVDHAIPEKVHADKDNPCILDKPEDSVDNLKTNHITAIEGCHLTEESQMNETCKHVSVIDVRCAGCKELLFQPSVLNCGHVYCHSCMAVPVNGLPKCQVCQSMHPGQFPKVCLELDHFLKELFPKEYAIRQAKMQSNKFHENSLNGALETQNPNVKSCHAKDDKLQINNPDFTKAHVAVGCDSCGMYPIIGERYKCKDCKEKVGFDLCGECYSSNSMLPGRFNQQHTPDHRLESDDSRMLCKIWMLKILQPDVPPEDRTDDSLEDH encoded by the exons ATGGACGCTTCTCGCCCAGCGAGTTCGGTGGGTGGCAGAGCCCTGGAATCCCCTTCCTCACTCTCTTCCTTCCGATGCGGAGTTTGCCT GGACCTTCTCTACAAGCCTGTTGTTCTGG CATGCGGCCATATTTCTTGCTTCTGGTGCGTATACAAGGCCATGCATGGAGCTCGACCATCCAACTGTGCTATATGTAGGCAGCAGTATAATTATTTTCCTAGTATCTGCCGGTTGCTTCACCATCTGCTCCTGAAAATGGAACCTGAGGCCTTCAAGTTAAGGGAACAGGAAGTTCTGG AGGAAGAAAAGATTCAGGATTGCTTCTCACCTCAGTGGGTAGATCATGCAATCCCTGAAAAGGTTCATGCTG ACAAAGACAACCCCTGTATCCTGGATAAGCCTGAAGATTCTGTCGATAATCTCAAAACCAATCATATAACAGCCATAGAAGGATGTCACTTAACAGAAGAAAGTCAAATGAACGAAACTTGCAAGCACGTTTCTGTAATTGATGTACGATGTGCAGGGTGCAAAGAATTGCTGTTTCAACCTTCAGTTCTCAATTGTGGTCATG TGTACTGTCACTCCTGCATGGCCGTACCAGTGAATGGACTCCCTAAATGTCAAGTTTGTCAGAGCATGCACCCTGGACAGTTTCCAAAAGTTTGCTTGGAGCTGGATCATTTCTTGAAAGAGCTATTCCCAAAAGAATATGCTATTAGGCAAGCGAAAATGCAGTCCAACAAATTCCATGAAAATTCATTAAATG GTGCTTTAGAAACTCAGAATCCAAATGTCAAATCTTGTCATGCCAAGGATGATAAATTACAGATAAACAATCCAGACTTTACAAAAGCTCACGTTGCAGTCGGTTGTGATTCATGTGGG ATGTATCCCATAATTGGAGAAAGGTACAAATGTAAAGACTGCAAAGAGAAGGTGGGATTTGACCTGTGTGGAGAATGCTACAGTAGCAACTCCATGCTGCCTGGTAGATTCAATCAACAGCACACACCTGACCACAGGCTTGAAAGTGATGATTCAAGGATGTTATGCAAGATATGGATGCTTAAGATCTTGCAACCGGATGTACCTCCAGAGGATCgcactgatgattctctagaagACCATTGA